The following nucleotide sequence is from Mytilus galloprovincialis chromosome 12, xbMytGall1.hap1.1, whole genome shotgun sequence.
aaaactttttttgaaacATGCACATTTACAGTAAAATACATTTTCTTCATTTCATTCATGAagatttatcctgcaattaggtgtcctactatacagatacagccctacagatatcactttaaagctccgcccactgccggactgagtattgtctgtgtgacctcagaatgtgtattcccattgcattccaatgacgatgacaattgtcgatttcaaaacttgaatgtgtatgattgtgttacaaaatcaaccatgtcaatttcagcatgcatgtttagtgaatgtcaagtctgaagcgtaggacaactcgtacacttctgtttcaaatttgacaatgttttgttatttgtttttactgttgaaattagttgttatgctaaaatagataattattcaccttgagcgatatattattgttgaccattcaagATTCTTTTTTTGCAAACCCggcttcagcgtaatgtgtgattttgatattactacgtgggcctcaagggattacgaTTGGAAAATAAATGCttaatatgttagtttttgtgtctttcaaaacactaacaatatacagaattaattgcaggataaagacaataactgtttagtgtctttaaatatcagctgtatttgtacttggctcgaaacaggtgtagtagctcgctaaaaacTCGCATACTCCTTGTTTCCTAGCCTGggacaaatacagctgatatttaaagacactaaacagttattgtctatatcaGGGAAAGTAGCgttaattaaagtcataagaaacctcaaatcaaaaaaaattaatgcatatgatttttataactcaatggatagttttcattataaaacttatgtacatatacttttttctgaagaaaattctttaatttattcatatttagaagaagtttactttatttgaatagcttccttccagcaagctattcccccgacatatttccGTATGCaaggtgacctcagtgtgacccatctcgtaaaaatccggtgaccacaatacgcatggatgtccttaaaataaactattatctgaatttacatgttaaacacgtgctcaatttccatgcttttttgtttatttttcgtcaattgttgacaaacaggtgacaatcgttaaacttcggcttcaaaacacgaactttaattacctgccatattttcacaacaacactgaccgattgagaaaaaaaattgacaattatacgaaatttacacgaaaaaatgataaattcgagcACAGAAGACGAAGTTTAGgatgtttgtatgcattagttcaagaattggaagaacattatttttcaccggtcactcgtttcttatgactttaagactAGTAAAGTTTACAATTTTACTTGCGAGGGAAAAAAGTGGTCACAGCAAAAATTTCCACAACCCTGTTTTAATTCCCTAAAAATTTCTCTTCATCTCACCTTCTTAGATTTTTGTTGCATTGAAGATGATGGAGTCACTGTAGTATTAGGATTCTTTTTTACTCTGCTTTTAGTGTCTTTTTCTTCATCTGAGTCCGAGTCTGATGATGAGGAAGATGAAGAtgaattagattttttttgttcaacttTTCCAGTTTTTTTAGCCGGTGTTGCCTTTTTAGGGCTTGCCTTCTTGGGACTTGCCTTCTTAGGACTGGACTTTTTCACCGTGGTATTAGCTGTACTTTCCATTTCAGATGAGCTGGATGAATCAGAATCTTTCTCAGTGACTGTGACTTTTTTAACActtgatttattttgtttacttaTTGCTTTCCCTGAATCTGACTGTGAGGAACTACTAGATTCCTTGGCTTTCTTGTCCTGTTTTGTCATTTTCTTACTCAGCTTTTTCACTTCTGCTACGGGTTTGATTAATTTATTGGATGTATCTTCTGAGTCGGAATCCGATGAACTACTTGAGTCTTCtaattttttctctatttttttagattttttatcgGACTGTTTGACTGTTGCCGATGGTGACTTCTTTGTTTTGGTAGTTGCCTCTTCTGAGTCAGACTCGGATGATGAAGAATCTGTACtatcttttttaacttttttcaccGGTGATGGAGcaacttttttctttttagattGTGGTGTATTTTTTCCATGTTCTTCACTACTTTCTAATGgccttttcaattttttcttgGGTGTGATAATCTTTAAACTTTCAATAGTGGATTTGACCTTCAATAGAAACATAATTACAATTTAATAAACTCAATAttccaaaagttttaaaatctAATAATATCCAACAAATGACTGAAAAATATTAATTCACATAGGCATACATTAGCTGTTGTGAATGGTTCCTGTCTATATACTTTGGATTCAGTTactttcgtgggtaccaattttcgtggattaagataaactttgcattttcgtggatattgtGATTTCATAGTTTTCTGAAAGTCTGCATTTAATCATACAGCAAATTTGCAAtacgttgaacatttaaatttgtggtttcccTGTTCACACAaaatccaggaaaattggtatccaaggaataataatgaatccacagtatatattaTTTGGTTTGTCATAAGTCCGACTAAATGTTTTGTTCCAATAATTTCACATAGTCATACCAGGGCTTTATGTAGTTCCATATAAAGTAAAAGTTCTGCTCATTATAGAAGGCCTTGAATttctgctcttcaactttgtattttatttgtacttttcaATCTTTttgtgtcactgatgagttttattccagaacaagaatgtgtccaaagtatatggatgccccacttgcatttttgtttgtcatttgaaGACATAACCaaatattcttataaattatTTGATTCAAGACAGTTTTCAGAATATATATAGTAGCTTATACCTTTTCTTTTAACTTGCTTGCTGGCTGCAGTTTATCTGATAGTTTTGAGCTATGAATTGGTGTACTGGTACTAAGAAATTCATACTTGTCTGAGAGCTCCTCATCATCGTCCTCATCTTCACCTGGGTCGGATTTTACATCTCTGAgcttattctaaaaataaatcaacaaaaacatataaaacctTGCCTACTGAATCATAAGATAGATGTTAAGGGATTGAAGTTAAGATTTTGGTAATGGTATATAAGTTAGAGTgaaaaagttaaatctaatgttTAAAGTACTTTCTTTacaaattcagatttttttttaaatcaaaaagcagctttttcaaatattttacataagAATTACaagaaatttgatcaaagcttatGTATAAATGTGTTTGTCAGAAAATAacggaaaaaatattataatgtacATGTGTGTTCAGTAATTAACAGGGCATCACATCTTGCAAATATTAATGTTAGGAATTTCTTGTTGTTGCATGGTTTTAaatgctgtggattcatttattattattattataagtaaATTGTGAGGAAATTTGCTTTTTGTTGAACACTTAATTTTGTGGTTCTCCTATACCCAGGAATTCGACAAACATAGGAATCTGGTTAGCAATAATGAATCCTCATTTATTAACCCTCTCAatgctacacaaaaaaatagaaaaatggctgctgctgctgcatttttttgtgttcattcattagaacagtacATTCCTTTTCAGACtgttgtatcttttttattataagagatacagagtaagttattgcatgaaaaatgctcaagATGTTAGAtagttatttcagtaaaatttttatcaggttacctgcattttcaggtaattaacaggtaaaaggtgtaatttattacatttgtgttgaattttgaataaaaactactttaagtcttcatctattttgttgttttatctgccatataataaaaaagacacCAAATGCTCGATTCCGTAGCGTATGATGTAATCGTGGCACAAATCAGTGGCGCCATcctcaaaattttcagtcaacctccgtttTCCCCCTTTTTCTACATCTCGTAATGATctatcaaatcatatttcccacacgaatTGAATGTTATAAACACATTCAGATAACAAGAAACCGTTTAACTAATCCTCGTCGTCAGTTTCACCATAGAAATGCTGAAAaatttccatatttacagcttcttttccgatttccgccatttgcatttgtcaaaatatttgtttttattttccttctactgcatgattttacaataaaaattgccgggattttaagcgcaaatgagaccttgcatatcctggattcatacaaggaaaaattagagaggacCCAAATGAAAACCAAACGGTTtaagagtccttatgaaaaatctgttgtcatcgcggcatatgccgtgtatagcgttgaaagggttaagtTTTGCATTCTGcagatttctataaaaaaatatatcgtcTCTGTTCCATCAACCTATGTGTACTATATTTTGGATCTTTTATTTAACAATTTACCTTTGATTTTACTGGACCACTGCTTGCTCCGGATACATTcctaaacatagaaaaaaattatcataaataacaaccaaaaacaagaatgtgtcctcagtacacgaatgcccctctcgcactatcatttttcatgttcagtggaccgtgaaattggggtaaaaactctaatttggcattaaaattagaaagatcatatcatagggaacacgtgtacaaagtttgaagtcgattggacttcaacttcatcaaaaactaccttgaccaaaaacttaaacctggagcgggacagacggacggacgaacggacgcacagaccagaaaacataatgcccctctactatcgtaggtggggcataaaaaaagattttttatactccttattgctatttgtctgccaaTACTGGACTTCACAAAAAAGGTTCacgtaaaattttgatgtcataatacaaaatatctgacttcacaatggaaaagtgattgttgtatgacgtcaatagttcaagtgGGGCAGATTCTCTGGTCACCTAGGACAGGCTTTTAAATAGCATTAGGTGTATTGTCAAACATTGAAATTTCAAGTTAAgcaattataacaaatatttaaaagcttACGGCATGACCAAAAAGAATGTAAAACTGAATGTGGAGTTATAAATTATGTTAGGAAAGGTACATTTTTTCGAGGTACATAGCATAGATGGCAATGCCATTATTGCCCTTCATCATATTTCATAATTATATATAGGAAGGTAGTAATGCTCtttaccgtcaggcgtcaaaTGGCAATTTTCAGCTATCGTTAGcatcaaattgattaaaattttaccgtgattcgtcaaaatatcctcaTCGTGATtggtcagaggtctcaaataattattgataccgttattatttgaaaaaaattaatgtgattcgtcaaaaccatttgattttttaatcGTTTAAAAGTAAGTGCATATTATATCGTCATGCACAAACAATAACTGTTaatgtcatttggcaagaa
It contains:
- the LOC143053508 gene encoding uncharacterized protein LOC143053508; protein product: MSKMSCKCVDNTDILLQILDELKKHTKYYEEKEREQSPAKKNPTGQKKSTLTQRAQELYIKNRVAKEDVEEGSGDAAHEHYLKKWKSLSEEKKNKWKKKAEKVAQDLAKASAKTTAPVLKKPTKTSAFQVFTSQNLHKLKGKIQSNDAMRQNGEDWKNLSEGEKEKYAEEAQKITKQKLEEYERFLQSLPEDEREIYEMNVIKQENERKEKIAQRKKVAIKKQSEIKQYLNVSGASSGPVKSKNKLRDVKSDPGEDEDDDEELSDKYEFLSTSTPIHSSKLSDKLQPASKLKEKVKSTIESLKIITPKKKLKRPLESSEEHGKNTPQSKKKKVAPSPVKKVKKDSTDSSSSESDSEEATTKTKKSPSATVKQSDKKSKKIEKKLEDSSSSSDSDSEDTSNKLIKPVAEVKKLSKKMTKQDKKAKESSSSSQSDSGKAISKQNKSSVKKVTVTEKDSDSSSSSEMESTANTTVKKSSPKKASPKKASPKKATPAKKTGKVEQKKSNSSSSSSSSDSDSDEEKDTKSRVKKNPNTTVTPSSSMQQKSKKVILRANPFTKGMVDSDSDSDSGSETEKTEKASPKKSKFKALNSKSKSSTSSSSGGDSD